AACTTGTAGGCTGTAAATTTGGCGACCAAAATTTTGTGTAACTAACTTTTTGTGTAGATTATGTTGGACACTAACAAGAATTAGGTCTTGGCAATAATCATTGACCATCACTGGTAAAGCGTGTGCCCACCTTACAAACGATGCTAGATCTCTGCCAAACCTTATTTAGATGTAACCATATAAAAAACCATATTTAGACGTACATGACGGCGCGTCTATGCAACTTGTACTTTGAAATAAAGAAATTGATTCTCATTGAACCTTTATATGGAAAATAAAGCAGTAGGAATCACACATTCATGTGCCATTTCAGGGCTTGGGCAGCTTTCCACTCCATACGCCTTGGAGAATGGCGGCTGGGCGTCCGTGTTCCTCCTCATCGGCCTCGGCGTGATGTGCTGCTACACAGCTCACATCATCGGCAAGTGCCTCGACGAGGACTCCGGCTCCAAGACCTACCAGGACATCGGAGAGCGGGCGTTCGGCGTCAGGggccgcgccgtcgcctccgTCTTTATCTACCTCGAGATCTTCTTCGCCCTCGTCTCCTACACCATCTCCCTCAGCGACAACCTTCCCCTCGTCTTCGCCGgcgcccacctccgcctcccgtGGCTCCGCCTCACTACCACGCAGCTGCTCACCGCCATCGCCGTGCTCCTCGCGCTCCCGAGCCTGTGGCTGAGGGACCTCTCgtccatctccttcctctccctcgGCGGCATCGTCATGTCGCTGCTCATCTTCAGCAGTGTCGTCTTCACCGccgcgctcggcggcggcggggtcaaCATGGGCCAACACATCCCCGTGCTCCGGCTGGAGAGGATCCCCGCAGTCTCCGGCCTGTACATGTTCAGCTACGCCGGGCACATCGTGTTCCCCAACATCTACACCGCCATGAAGGACCCCTCAAGCTTCACCAAGGTCACCGTCACGAGCTTCGCCGTGGTCACCGCGCTCTACGTCGCCCTGGCGCTCGTGGGCGCCAGCCTCTTCGGCCCCGCCGTGAGCTCGCAGGTCACGCTCAGCATGCCGCCGCGGCTGGCCGCCACGAAGGTGGCGCTATGGGCGACCGTGCTCACCCCGGTCACCAAGTACGCGCTGGAGTTCGCGCCGCTCGCTGtccagctccagcgccgcctcccGGCAGCCAtgggcgcccgcgcgcgcctgcTCGTCCGCGGCGGGGTCGGGTCGGCGGCGCTCCTGCTCATCCTGGCGCTGGCGCTCGCGGTGCCTTACTTCGAGCACGTGCTCAGCCTCACGGGGTCGCTGGTGAGCGTGGCGATCTGCGTCGTCTTCCCCTGCGCGTTCTACCTCAGGATCTGCTGGGGCAGGGTGTCGCGCCCCGCTGTCGCGCTCAACGTAGGGATGATGGTCGCCGGCGTGGTTCTGGCGGTGGTGGGGACCGTCTCGTCGGCCAAGTCGCTGGTGCAGAGGATCCAGAGAGGCCATGCGGCGTAAtaactaatatgaatataaaaagGAGTATTCCCTtcatctcaaattactattcgttttaggtTTTCTAGATGCATTATTTTTACtatacacctaaatatatattatgccTAGATAGCTAGAAAATcaaaaacgaatagtaatttgggacggagggaatacaCTGTAACAATTACCATGATAGATGTCTCAGGTTACATGGTGCATTGTCAGATTCATAAATAGGACTATATTACGGATACAAGTTAGATTGGTCCTGAGGAAATACTTGCTTTGTAATTCTTGCATCAAATGTTTCCGGCATTAATAATGGCCCATACGGCACCTGTCAGAAGTGCTTGCAGCTTTTTTCTTCATGTATCGAGCGAAGAAATGTACAAGTGAAAGGATTAGTTCCCGTTCTCCACTGCTAAGAGTACAATTTACTCCCACTGTTCGTAAATGTATGACCTGCTGGAAAGAATAAAGCAAAACATGTAGCTATCATCTGTATCTTTGTTATATGAAAGCTGCTTGAATTTgatatatgaaaatatatttattgTGCAGTTTCTGTTACCATTTTCATGAAAATGTAGGGGCCAAGTACtactaacaaaaaaaaatgcatatgcTATAAAGACAGTTTAAAGACATATTCTTGTGAATGGTGAGTCCTTAAAAAGAGAATGTTGTCAGATCATTAAGCACAA
This genomic window from Setaria viridis chromosome 8, Setaria_viridis_v4.0, whole genome shotgun sequence contains:
- the LOC117834076 gene encoding amino acid transporter AVT1H, with the protein product MASPWCWSSLCPKPNKQVASESVHGAQLALQRLGRRRCGTCDDDVEAGEPCKCGGKEAVAGEAGGRVAAVEVNNGEEGHSKPNSSFAHSVINMVGMLIGLGQLSTPYALENGGWASVFLLIGLGVMCCYTAHIIGKCLDEDSGSKTYQDIGERAFGVRGRAVASVFIYLEIFFALVSYTISLSDNLPLVFAGAHLRLPWLRLTTTQLLTAIAVLLALPSLWLRDLSSISFLSLGGIVMSLLIFSSVVFTAALGGGGVNMGQHIPVLRLERIPAVSGLYMFSYAGHIVFPNIYTAMKDPSSFTKVTVTSFAVVTALYVALALVGASLFGPAVSSQVTLSMPPRLAATKVALWATVLTPVTKYALEFAPLAVQLQRRLPAAMGARARLLVRGGVGSAALLLILALALAVPYFEHVLSLTGSLVSVAICVVFPCAFYLRICWGRVSRPAVALNVGMMVAGVVLAVVGTVSSAKSLVQRIQRGHAA